One segment of Peromyscus leucopus breed LL Stock chromosome 5, UCI_PerLeu_2.1, whole genome shotgun sequence DNA contains the following:
- the Slc38a7 gene encoding putative sodium-coupled neutral amino acid transporter 7 isoform X1, with protein MAQVSINSDYSEWASSTDAGERARLLQSPCVDMAPKSEGEASPGEPDRGTTSTLGAVFIVVNACLGAGLLNFPAAFSTAGGVAAGIALQMGMLVFIISGLVILAYCSQASNERTYQEVVWAVCGKLTGVLCEVAIAVYTFGTCIAFLIIIGDQQDKIIAVMAKEPEGASGGPWYTDRKFTISLTAFLFILPLSIPREIGFQKYARFGGPNPAWADRGSDQRQLESRFCFLSVVGTWYVTAIIIIKYIWPDKEMRPGDILTRPASWMAVFNAMPTICFGFQCHVSSVPVFNSMRQPEIKTWGGVVTAAMVIALAVYMGTGICGFLTFGAAVDPDVLRSYPSEDVAVAVARAFIILSVLTSYPILHFCGRAVVEGLWLRYKGMPVEEDVGRERRRRVLQTLVWFLLTLLLALFIPDIGKVISVIGGLAACFIFVFPGLCLIQAKLSEMEEVKPASWWALVSYGVLLVTLGAFIFGQTTANAIFVDLLA; from the exons ATGGCCCAGGTCAGCATCAACAGTGACTACAGTGAGTGGGCCTCCAGCACGGATGCTGGGGAGCGGGCCCGTTTGCTGCAAAGCCCCTGTGTGGACATGGCCCCCAAGAGTGAGGGGGAGGCATCTCCCGGAGAGCCAGACAGAGGCACCACCTCGACGCTTGGGGCTGTCTTCATCGTCGTCAACGCCTGCCTGGGTGCAGGACTGCTCAACTTCCCAGCAGCCTTCAGCACTGCTGGGGGCGTGGCAGCTGGCATCGCCCTGCAGATG GGCATGCTGGTTTTCATCATCAGTGGGCTCGTCATTCTGGCCTACTGCTCCCAGGCCAGCAATGAGAGAACCTACCAGGAGGTGGTGTGGGCCGTGTGCGGCAAGCTGACAGGCGTGCTGTGTGAGGTGGCCATCGCGGTCTACACCTTCGGCACCTGCATCGCCTTCCTCATCATCATTGGGGACCAGCAGGACAAGA TCATAGCTGTGATGGCGAAGGAGCCCGAAGGGGCCAGCGGCGGCCCCTGGTACACAGACCGCAAGTTCACCATCAGCCTCACGGCCTTCCTCTTCATCCTGCCCCTGTCCATCCCCAGGGAGATCGGCTTCCAGAAATATGCCAGGTTCGGAGGTCCCAACCCAGCCTGGGCCGACAGAGGCTCTGATCAAAGGCAACTGGAGAGCCGTTTCTG TTTCCTGAGTGTTGTGGGCACCTGGTACGTCACCGCCATTATAATCATCAAATACATCTGGCCAGATAAAGAGATGCGTCCAGGGGACATCCTGACCAG ACCAGCTTCCTGGATGGCTGTGTTCAATGCTATGCCCACCATCTGCTTTGGATTTCAG TGCCATGTGAGCAGCGTGCCCGTCTTCAACAGCATGCGGCAGCCGGAAATAAAGACCTGGGGTGGAGTGGTGACAGCTGCCATGGTCATAGCGCTGGCTGTCTACATGGGCACAG GCATCTGTGGCTTCCTGACTTTCGGAGCTGCTGTGGATCCTGACGTGCTCCGGTCCTACCCCTCGGAGGACGTGGCCGTGGCCGTGGCCCGAGCCTTCATCATCCTTAGCGTGCTCACCTCCTACCCCATCCTCCACTTCTGTGGGCG GGCTGTGGTGGAAGGCCTGTGGCTGCGCTACAAGGGGATGCCAGTGGAGGAGGACGTGGGGCGGGAGCGGCGGCGCCGTGTCCTGCAGACGCTGGTGTGGTTCCTGCTCACCCTGCTGCTAGCGCTCTTTATCCCTGACATCGGCAAGGTCATCTCGGTCATCGGAGGCCTGGCAGCCTGCTTCATCTTCGTCTTCCCAG GGCTGTGCCTCATTCAAGCCAAACTGTCAGAGATGGAGGAGGTCAAACCAGCCAG CTGGTGGGCACTGGTCAGTTATGGAGTCCTTCTGGTCACCTTGGGAGCCTTCATCTTTGGCCAAACCACAGCCAATGCCATCTTTGTGGACCTCTTGGCATGA
- the Slc38a7 gene encoding putative sodium-coupled neutral amino acid transporter 7 isoform X2 gives MAQVSINSDYSEWASSTDAGERARLLQSPCVDMAPKSEGEASPGEPDRGTTSTLGAVFIVVNACLGAGLLNFPAAFSTAGGVAAGIALQMGMLVFIISGLVILAYCSQASNERTYQEVVWAVCGKLTGVLCEVAIAVYTFGTCIAFLIIIGDQQDKIIAVMAKEPEGASGGPWYTDRKFTISLTAFLFILPLSIPREIGFQKYASFLSVVGTWYVTAIIIIKYIWPDKEMRPGDILTRPASWMAVFNAMPTICFGFQCHVSSVPVFNSMRQPEIKTWGGVVTAAMVIALAVYMGTGICGFLTFGAAVDPDVLRSYPSEDVAVAVARAFIILSVLTSYPILHFCGRAVVEGLWLRYKGMPVEEDVGRERRRRVLQTLVWFLLTLLLALFIPDIGKVISVIGGLAACFIFVFPGLCLIQAKLSEMEEVKPASWWALVSYGVLLVTLGAFIFGQTTANAIFVDLLA, from the exons ATGGCCCAGGTCAGCATCAACAGTGACTACAGTGAGTGGGCCTCCAGCACGGATGCTGGGGAGCGGGCCCGTTTGCTGCAAAGCCCCTGTGTGGACATGGCCCCCAAGAGTGAGGGGGAGGCATCTCCCGGAGAGCCAGACAGAGGCACCACCTCGACGCTTGGGGCTGTCTTCATCGTCGTCAACGCCTGCCTGGGTGCAGGACTGCTCAACTTCCCAGCAGCCTTCAGCACTGCTGGGGGCGTGGCAGCTGGCATCGCCCTGCAGATG GGCATGCTGGTTTTCATCATCAGTGGGCTCGTCATTCTGGCCTACTGCTCCCAGGCCAGCAATGAGAGAACCTACCAGGAGGTGGTGTGGGCCGTGTGCGGCAAGCTGACAGGCGTGCTGTGTGAGGTGGCCATCGCGGTCTACACCTTCGGCACCTGCATCGCCTTCCTCATCATCATTGGGGACCAGCAGGACAAGA TCATAGCTGTGATGGCGAAGGAGCCCGAAGGGGCCAGCGGCGGCCCCTGGTACACAGACCGCAAGTTCACCATCAGCCTCACGGCCTTCCTCTTCATCCTGCCCCTGTCCATCCCCAGGGAGATCGGCTTCCAGAAATATGCCAG TTTCCTGAGTGTTGTGGGCACCTGGTACGTCACCGCCATTATAATCATCAAATACATCTGGCCAGATAAAGAGATGCGTCCAGGGGACATCCTGACCAG ACCAGCTTCCTGGATGGCTGTGTTCAATGCTATGCCCACCATCTGCTTTGGATTTCAG TGCCATGTGAGCAGCGTGCCCGTCTTCAACAGCATGCGGCAGCCGGAAATAAAGACCTGGGGTGGAGTGGTGACAGCTGCCATGGTCATAGCGCTGGCTGTCTACATGGGCACAG GCATCTGTGGCTTCCTGACTTTCGGAGCTGCTGTGGATCCTGACGTGCTCCGGTCCTACCCCTCGGAGGACGTGGCCGTGGCCGTGGCCCGAGCCTTCATCATCCTTAGCGTGCTCACCTCCTACCCCATCCTCCACTTCTGTGGGCG GGCTGTGGTGGAAGGCCTGTGGCTGCGCTACAAGGGGATGCCAGTGGAGGAGGACGTGGGGCGGGAGCGGCGGCGCCGTGTCCTGCAGACGCTGGTGTGGTTCCTGCTCACCCTGCTGCTAGCGCTCTTTATCCCTGACATCGGCAAGGTCATCTCGGTCATCGGAGGCCTGGCAGCCTGCTTCATCTTCGTCTTCCCAG GGCTGTGCCTCATTCAAGCCAAACTGTCAGAGATGGAGGAGGTCAAACCAGCCAG CTGGTGGGCACTGGTCAGTTATGGAGTCCTTCTGGTCACCTTGGGAGCCTTCATCTTTGGCCAAACCACAGCCAATGCCATCTTTGTGGACCTCTTGGCATGA
- the Slc38a7 gene encoding putative sodium-coupled neutral amino acid transporter 7 isoform X3, with translation MAQVSINSDYSEWASSTDAGERARLLQSPCVDMAPKSEGEASPGEPDRGTTSTLGAVFIVVNACLGAGLLNFPAAFSTAGGVAAGIALQMGMLVFIISGLVILAYCSQASNERTYQEVVWAVCGKLTGVLCEVAIAVYTFGTCIAFLIIIGDQQDKIIAVMAKEPEGASGGPWYTDRKFTISLTAFLFILPLSIPREIGFQKYARFGGPNPAWADRGSDQRQLESRFCFLSVVGTWYVTAIIIIKYIWPDKEMRPGDILTRPASWMAVFNAMPTICFGFQCHVSSVPVFNSMRQPEIKTWGGVVTAAMVIALAVYMGTGICGFLTFGAAVDPDVLRSYPSEDVAVAVARAFIILSVLTSYPILHFCGRPYQPRTVMVHR, from the exons ATGGCCCAGGTCAGCATCAACAGTGACTACAGTGAGTGGGCCTCCAGCACGGATGCTGGGGAGCGGGCCCGTTTGCTGCAAAGCCCCTGTGTGGACATGGCCCCCAAGAGTGAGGGGGAGGCATCTCCCGGAGAGCCAGACAGAGGCACCACCTCGACGCTTGGGGCTGTCTTCATCGTCGTCAACGCCTGCCTGGGTGCAGGACTGCTCAACTTCCCAGCAGCCTTCAGCACTGCTGGGGGCGTGGCAGCTGGCATCGCCCTGCAGATG GGCATGCTGGTTTTCATCATCAGTGGGCTCGTCATTCTGGCCTACTGCTCCCAGGCCAGCAATGAGAGAACCTACCAGGAGGTGGTGTGGGCCGTGTGCGGCAAGCTGACAGGCGTGCTGTGTGAGGTGGCCATCGCGGTCTACACCTTCGGCACCTGCATCGCCTTCCTCATCATCATTGGGGACCAGCAGGACAAGA TCATAGCTGTGATGGCGAAGGAGCCCGAAGGGGCCAGCGGCGGCCCCTGGTACACAGACCGCAAGTTCACCATCAGCCTCACGGCCTTCCTCTTCATCCTGCCCCTGTCCATCCCCAGGGAGATCGGCTTCCAGAAATATGCCAGGTTCGGAGGTCCCAACCCAGCCTGGGCCGACAGAGGCTCTGATCAAAGGCAACTGGAGAGCCGTTTCTG TTTCCTGAGTGTTGTGGGCACCTGGTACGTCACCGCCATTATAATCATCAAATACATCTGGCCAGATAAAGAGATGCGTCCAGGGGACATCCTGACCAG ACCAGCTTCCTGGATGGCTGTGTTCAATGCTATGCCCACCATCTGCTTTGGATTTCAG TGCCATGTGAGCAGCGTGCCCGTCTTCAACAGCATGCGGCAGCCGGAAATAAAGACCTGGGGTGGAGTGGTGACAGCTGCCATGGTCATAGCGCTGGCTGTCTACATGGGCACAG GCATCTGTGGCTTCCTGACTTTCGGAGCTGCTGTGGATCCTGACGTGCTCCGGTCCTACCCCTCGGAGGACGTGGCCGTGGCCGTGGCCCGAGCCTTCATCATCCTTAGCGTGCTCACCTCCTACCCCATCCTCCACTTCTGTGGGCG CCCATATCAACCAAGGACAGTGATGGTCCACAGATGA